A DNA window from Candidatus Hydrogenedentota bacterium contains the following coding sequences:
- a CDS encoding PAS domain S-box protein: MSGDFAQATLDALASHIAVLDDGGVIVAVNRAWRTFAEENGANLERADLGASYFEVCDRGGEDGRAVGALLRAILAGERSEGSYEYPCHGPEQERWFTCRITRMPASEPPKLVVAHEDITAGKRAELELHCREEQLLLQRNALIALASDARLSQTDISLALRHITETAARTIDVARVSVWRFNDEQTAIRCLDLYDSVLNTHAEGMEIQASEYPAYFGALQDADIIAADDGSRDPLTREFARDYFPAYGITSMLDAPIHLGGTLFGVLCHEHTGPIRSWSSDEKTFAVALAGLISLALKENERREAEERLRLHSAALNAANNGIVITDLEGTITWANPAFAKISGYALDEAIGKNPRDLVKSGQHHRKLFENLWATIQAGRVWRGTLINRRKDGDLYSEAQSISPIRDGSGNVTHFVAVKEDVTEKLRAQATLQEARERLQRAVTAGNIALWEWNRATGTVLYSAEWMEQVGLEAAEVVNTIDDWFRRVHPEDIGPLRKTLDDCVSEPWRRFQREFRIKRADGELRWILLGAAAVADESGSPSRIIGTNVDITDRKRLELEFLQAQKMESIGLLAGGVAHDFNNLLGVIGGYTELMLESVGAEGPLHENVMQIKRAADRATGLTRQLLAFSRRQILRPSVADLNGIIEDAEKMLRRLIGEDIELRVELTPGLGRVMADPGQVDQILMNLAVNARDAMPGGGRLTIATRNEEIDERQARQRPGGRPGRYACVEVRDSGIGMDAEVRARIFEPFFTTKEVGKGTGLGLATVYGIVKQSGGNIWVESESGKGTAFQIYLPWIEAAPALERHDSLPEGMVPGGETILLAEDEEALRAVMRITLSRAGYTVLEAHDGLHALSLLKAHPGRVDLVLTDVVMPGLNGPDLVREIAGLQPGVKVLFMSGYADDTIVHQGVLDDGIEFINKPFSFIQLNRKVREVLDRR; the protein is encoded by the coding sequence ATGAGTGGGGACTTTGCACAGGCAACGTTGGACGCGCTGGCGTCCCACATTGCCGTTCTGGACGACGGGGGTGTCATTGTCGCTGTGAACCGTGCATGGCGGACGTTTGCCGAAGAAAACGGGGCGAATCTGGAACGGGCGGACCTGGGGGCGAGCTATTTTGAAGTCTGTGATCGCGGCGGCGAGGACGGCCGGGCGGTTGGCGCGTTGTTGCGGGCCATACTTGCGGGCGAACGGTCGGAGGGGAGCTACGAGTATCCCTGTCACGGTCCAGAGCAAGAGCGCTGGTTCACGTGCCGGATTACCCGGATGCCGGCGTCCGAACCGCCGAAGCTCGTAGTGGCGCACGAGGATATCACCGCGGGCAAGCGCGCGGAGTTGGAACTGCACTGCAGAGAAGAACAACTGCTGCTCCAGCGAAACGCCCTGATCGCCCTGGCGAGTGACGCCCGATTGAGCCAGACGGATATATCCCTGGCCCTGCGCCATATCACGGAGACGGCGGCGAGGACCATCGATGTGGCCCGCGTAAGTGTCTGGCGCTTCAACGACGAGCAAACCGCGATTCGCTGTCTCGATCTCTATGATTCCGTTTTGAACACCCACGCCGAGGGTATGGAAATCCAGGCATCGGAGTACCCAGCCTACTTCGGGGCGCTCCAGGATGCGGATATCATCGCGGCGGACGATGGCTCGCGGGATCCGCTCACACGGGAGTTTGCCCGGGACTATTTTCCCGCCTACGGCATCACTTCCATGCTGGACGCCCCCATCCACCTCGGGGGTACACTCTTTGGCGTGCTGTGCCACGAACACACGGGACCGATCCGGAGCTGGTCTTCGGACGAGAAGACCTTTGCGGTCGCCCTGGCGGGCCTGATCTCCCTCGCGCTGAAGGAAAACGAGCGCCGCGAGGCGGAAGAGCGGCTCCGCCTTCACAGCGCCGCGCTGAACGCCGCCAATAACGGTATCGTCATTACGGATCTGGAGGGCACCATTACCTGGGCCAATCCCGCGTTCGCCAAGATCTCCGGCTATGCGTTGGACGAGGCCATTGGCAAGAACCCCCGCGATCTGGTCAAGTCCGGGCAGCACCATCGGAAGCTCTTCGAGAACCTGTGGGCCACCATACAGGCGGGTCGGGTCTGGCGGGGCACCCTCATCAACCGGCGCAAGGATGGCGACCTGTACAGCGAGGCACAGAGCATTTCGCCCATTCGCGATGGGTCGGGCAACGTCACCCATTTTGTAGCGGTCAAGGAGGACGTGACCGAGAAGTTGCGGGCCCAGGCCACCCTGCAGGAGGCGCGCGAGCGGCTGCAGCGCGCGGTGACCGCCGGAAATATCGCCCTCTGGGAGTGGAATCGGGCGACGGGCACCGTACTGTATTCGGCCGAGTGGATGGAGCAGGTTGGTCTGGAAGCGGCTGAGGTGGTCAACACCATCGACGACTGGTTCCGACGGGTGCATCCCGAAGATATCGGCCCCCTCCGTAAGACGCTCGATGACTGCGTGAGCGAACCCTGGCGGCGCTTTCAGCGCGAGTTCCGCATCAAGCGCGCGGATGGAGAGTTGCGGTGGATACTCCTCGGCGCGGCCGCGGTGGCGGACGAGTCCGGGTCGCCATCGCGCATTATCGGCACCAATGTCGATATTACGGACCGAAAGCGGCTTGAGCTGGAGTTTCTGCAGGCGCAGAAAATGGAGAGTATCGGCCTGCTCGCCGGGGGTGTCGCCCACGACTTCAACAACCTCCTGGGCGTCATTGGCGGCTACACCGAGTTGATGCTGGAGTCCGTGGGGGCGGAAGGTCCCCTGCACGAGAACGTCATGCAGATAAAGCGCGCCGCCGACCGGGCCACCGGATTGACCCGGCAGCTCCTCGCCTTCAGCCGCCGCCAGATCTTGCGGCCGTCCGTGGCGGATCTCAACGGGATCATCGAAGACGCCGAAAAAATGCTTCGCAGGCTCATTGGCGAGGATATTGAGCTTCGCGTCGAACTGACCCCCGGGCTCGGACGCGTCATGGCGGATCCGGGGCAAGTCGACCAGATCCTGATGAATCTTGCGGTAAACGCGCGGGACGCGATGCCCGGGGGCGGGCGGCTCACCATCGCCACGCGAAACGAGGAGATCGACGAGCGCCAGGCCCGGCAACGTCCCGGCGGGCGCCCCGGCCGCTACGCATGCGTTGAGGTGCGGGATTCCGGTATCGGAATGGACGCCGAGGTGCGGGCGCGGATCTTCGAGCCCTTCTTCACGACCAAGGAAGTGGGCAAAGGCACGGGGCTTGGCCTGGCGACCGTGTACGGAATCGTGAAACAGAGCGGCGGAAACATCTGGGTGGAGAGCGAGTCGGGAAAAGGCACGGCCTTTCAAATCTACCTGCCCTGGATCGAAGCGGCCCCGGCCCTCGAACGTCACGATAGTCTGCCCGAGGGTATGGTTCCGGGCGGTGAGACGATTCTACTGGCGGAAGACGAAGAGGCGCTGCGCGCCGTCATGCGGATAACCTTATCGCGGGCGGGCTATACGGTGCTGGAAGCACACGACGGCCTGCACGCGCTGTCCTTGTTGAAGGCCCATCCCGGCCGGGTGGATCTGGTGCTGACCGATGTGGTCATGCCGGGGCTGAACGGCCCGGATCTCGTGCGCGAGATCGCGGGGCTCCAGCCCGGCGTCAAGGTACTGTTCATGTCCGGCTACGCGGACGACACGATAGTTCATCAGGGCGTGCTGGACGACGGCATCGAGTTTATCAACAAGCCGTTCAGCTTCATACAGCTTAATCGTAAGGTTCGGGAAGTTCTGGATAGGCGCTGA
- a CDS encoding rhodanese-like domain-containing protein — protein MNTISPESLNEKKAAGEALVLIDVRTPAEFGEVHVPFAVNVPLDRITPESVREAANGAPVYVICRSGQRAKNACEQLARSGVDNLTLVEGGTQGWVDAGLEAVRGKKAISLERQVRIAAGALVVLGSALAWFVHPAWLALPAFVGTGLVFAGVTDTCGMAMILARMPWNRGSA, from the coding sequence ATGAATACGATCTCCCCTGAGAGCCTGAATGAAAAAAAAGCAGCGGGCGAAGCCCTCGTCCTTATCGATGTGCGCACCCCCGCGGAGTTTGGCGAAGTGCACGTACCCTTCGCGGTCAACGTGCCCCTGGATCGAATAACGCCCGAGTCGGTGCGCGAGGCCGCCAATGGCGCGCCCGTCTACGTCATCTGCCGCAGCGGCCAACGCGCAAAGAACGCCTGCGAGCAACTGGCCCGGAGCGGCGTGGATAATCTCACGCTGGTCGAGGGCGGCACCCAAGGCTGGGTCGACGCCGGCCTGGAAGCCGTTCGCGGAAAGAAGGCCATTTCGCTGGAGCGCCAGGTACGGATCGCCGCTGGCGCGCTGGTGGTGCTCGGAAGCGCCCTGGCCTGGTTCGTCCATCCCGCATGGCTTGCGCTGCCCGCCTTCGTGGGTACGGGCCTGGTCTTCGCCGGCGTCACCGACACCTGCGGCATGGCGATGATCCTGGCGCGCATGCCCTGGAATCGAGGAAGCGCCTGA
- a CDS encoding helix-turn-helix transcriptional regulator: protein MALKSPPTKLTSLDGLSQAAECLRTLAHPHRLRMVQMMLRDEHTVGALAEACGIPSHMASEHLGKMKDRGLLQAERRGRQIFYQIAEPHLANIMACVEARFR from the coding sequence ATGGCGCTGAAAAGCCCCCCCACAAAGCTGACCTCTCTCGATGGGCTCTCCCAGGCCGCCGAGTGCCTCCGCACCCTCGCACATCCCCACCGCCTTCGCATGGTTCAGATGATGCTTCGCGATGAGCACACCGTCGGTGCACTGGCCGAGGCCTGCGGTATCCCCAGCCACATGGCTTCGGAGCATCTGGGCAAAATGAAAGATCGAGGTCTGCTCCAGGCGGAACGTCGCGGCCGCCAGATTTTTTATCAGATCGCGGAGCCGCACCTGGCCAACATCATGGCCTGTGTAGAGGCCCGGTTCAGATAG
- a CDS encoding DUF4838 domain-containing protein has protein sequence MRPRLRLYLFCLAAFHVVTTAWAQITLVDSGQPRATIVIGANASAQAVEAASLLQEYVKKMSGATLPVQREGEISSGPRVFVGRSDAVRALGLTLPEGHTHQMNEEAFTVRTVGDDLVLAGNEDWNYRGTIFSVADFLEKDLGCRWFFPGPFGEVIPKQETVIIGALDRTERPSFRIRRIWYSGWFPVSEQDNAWMKRWCDLNKLNALDLSLPGDGSVQYLAPAEKYFESKPEIYAIDGKGNRMKDMLCMSEPEAVRIAVETIKEAFRDDPDRLSYGFAPPDGFPVCHCERCQRFFPGFEGLGHGDPSLSEVWFKFANKIAAEVNKEFPDRWVLTNGYANRVRLPEGIADFSPNLGIQSAVIAACAIHRTGDPRCWQRTVYEDIMERWFDKLEVVFIYDYDPAKAIDNLPFPALHCLKHDIPWLRDQGAWGFYTEGTNTWMTTHLNYYVRAKLMWNADLDVDALVRDYCERFYGPAANAVEKYIWTLEKAVEKSDTHETWGRLMQWRLILPPVLGKLDRLMAEAESKSATPEEKQRVQVLRGTHEHMKAFLAMEEAAANADYATAIAKADEMLEMRGPIEAVQTGLLPPEIDIAKGQSSSLTSRKPAFEFMATRQHGPRGEMVALLPRAWDFKTDPKRLGTIEQWYLPGKAEGWEPIDTTYYWEAQGYQDKSGWGYWGDAWYRTAFDVPADLKGKPLWLAVSGVYNWGVWVWVNGTLREFEMTRHWRLGYQEETAPFEIDVTDLIKPGERNDIAILVHTREPGRNPRGGLHGRVFLWSPTGAADAVEPTVAAPAVPE, from the coding sequence ATGCGACCACGACTTCGCTTGTACCTTTTCTGTCTCGCCGCATTCCATGTTGTCACCACGGCATGGGCGCAGATCACTCTGGTCGACTCGGGACAGCCCCGGGCTACTATTGTGATTGGCGCGAATGCCAGCGCGCAGGCCGTCGAGGCCGCCAGTTTACTCCAGGAATATGTGAAGAAGATGAGCGGGGCGACATTGCCGGTTCAAAGAGAGGGCGAAATCAGCAGCGGCCCGCGCGTATTCGTGGGGCGAAGCGATGCCGTCCGCGCACTGGGCCTCACCCTGCCCGAGGGCCATACGCATCAGATGAACGAAGAAGCCTTTACGGTGCGCACGGTCGGCGACGACCTGGTTCTCGCGGGCAATGAAGACTGGAACTATCGCGGCACGATCTTTTCCGTAGCCGACTTCCTGGAAAAGGACCTCGGCTGCCGCTGGTTCTTTCCCGGCCCCTTTGGTGAAGTCATCCCGAAGCAGGAGACCGTTATCATCGGCGCGTTGGACCGCACTGAGCGGCCCAGCTTCCGCATCCGCCGCATCTGGTACTCCGGCTGGTTTCCCGTTTCCGAGCAGGACAACGCCTGGATGAAACGATGGTGCGATCTGAACAAGTTGAACGCCCTCGATCTGAGCTTGCCGGGCGATGGCAGCGTGCAGTACCTTGCGCCTGCGGAGAAATACTTCGAATCGAAGCCCGAGATCTACGCCATTGATGGGAAGGGCAACCGTATGAAGGACATGCTCTGCATGTCCGAGCCGGAGGCGGTGCGCATCGCCGTGGAGACCATCAAGGAAGCCTTTCGCGACGACCCGGATCGCCTGAGCTACGGCTTCGCCCCGCCCGACGGTTTCCCCGTGTGTCACTGCGAGCGGTGCCAGCGTTTCTTTCCCGGTTTTGAGGGCCTCGGCCATGGCGACCCCAGTCTGAGCGAGGTGTGGTTCAAATTCGCCAATAAAATCGCGGCGGAAGTTAATAAAGAGTTCCCCGATCGCTGGGTGCTTACCAACGGCTACGCGAACCGTGTGCGTCTGCCCGAAGGTATCGCGGACTTCTCGCCCAATCTCGGCATCCAGTCCGCCGTCATCGCCGCCTGCGCCATCCACCGCACCGGCGATCCCCGCTGCTGGCAGCGCACAGTCTATGAAGACATCATGGAACGCTGGTTCGACAAGCTGGAAGTCGTCTTCATCTATGACTACGACCCCGCAAAAGCCATCGACAATTTGCCCTTCCCCGCGCTCCATTGCCTGAAGCACGATATCCCCTGGCTTCGGGATCAGGGCGCCTGGGGTTTCTACACCGAAGGCACCAACACATGGATGACGACTCACCTCAACTACTACGTTCGTGCGAAGCTCATGTGGAACGCGGATCTCGATGTGGACGCGCTCGTTCGTGATTACTGCGAGCGCTTTTACGGCCCGGCGGCGAATGCCGTGGAGAAATATATCTGGACCCTGGAGAAGGCCGTGGAGAAGAGCGACACCCATGAAACCTGGGGCCGTCTCATGCAGTGGCGGCTTATCCTGCCGCCCGTGCTCGGCAAGCTTGATCGCCTCATGGCCGAAGCAGAATCGAAAAGCGCAACCCCCGAAGAAAAGCAGCGGGTCCAGGTATTGCGCGGCACCCACGAGCACATGAAGGCCTTCCTCGCCATGGAGGAGGCCGCCGCCAACGCGGACTACGCCACCGCGATTGCCAAGGCCGATGAAATGCTCGAGATGCGCGGCCCCATCGAAGCCGTACAGACGGGACTGCTGCCGCCCGAGATCGACATCGCAAAGGGGCAGAGTTCCAGCCTCACCTCGCGCAAACCCGCGTTCGAGTTCATGGCCACCCGGCAACATGGCCCGCGGGGTGAAATGGTCGCGCTCCTGCCCCGCGCGTGGGATTTCAAGACCGACCCGAAGCGCCTTGGCACCATCGAGCAATGGTACCTCCCCGGTAAGGCCGAGGGCTGGGAGCCCATCGATACGACCTATTACTGGGAGGCTCAGGGTTATCAGGACAAGTCCGGCTGGGGCTATTGGGGCGACGCATGGTACCGCACCGCTTTCGATGTGCCCGCCGACCTGAAGGGCAAGCCGCTTTGGCTCGCCGTCTCGGGGGTTTACAACTGGGGCGTGTGGGTCTGGGTCAATGGCACCCTGCGAGAATTCGAGATGACCCGCCACTGGCGCCTGGGCTACCAGGAAGAGACCGCGCCCTTCGAGATTGACGTGACGGACCTCATCAAGCCCGGCGAAAGAAACGATATCGCGATCCTCGTCCACACCCGCGAACCTGGAAGAAACCCGCGCGGTGGCCTGCATGGAAGGGTCTTCCTCTGGAGTCCGACCGGTGCTGCGGATGCGGTGGAGCCGACGGTGGCGGCCCCGGCCGTGCCGGAGTAG
- a CDS encoding metallophosphoesterase → MRRIVLLSFTLLLLIASSTLAHEAGGPPERFSHEVTTAPKPWTSDMPRQGARDFHFVVVSDNSGRPRPGIYREAMEKAELLQPAFVMSVGDMIDGVDAEREGASALLKKQWDEFMTYLEPLKAPFVFVPGNHDMREGLQEEDWARRFGPGYYSFLYQDMLFLVLDSNNYDDAQFAWLEETLKKHADVRWTYLFQHHPFWISNRPTWGPVAKLLEGREKLTVFGGHIHNYAYTSHGNIQYVTLATTGGSSQLRGRRYGEMDHLMMVTATDAGPVMAGIELEGIFPADYLTVDMMEAIRPFENEEIVTAPTMALSGETFTEASWEVTIKNPWDKPMRFKALVEADEALRVSPSAVAAVIPPKGSLVRTVEISADTPVSAAEFQALYLHWSANYDQDNAAPIAFSDIVRLRGDAPHTSQRRDDIAVDGNIAEWGALPFNMARPGELRDNELAWRGPEDGSFRFAVAHDETMVYVAMDVKDDSLEDANEAHLRDFGRAMFRAMGSDPASAKLPIEAVLSVVDGPGLTAEDRTGFEKSRKVPKSSAEVGGKFAHRVSEGRMTMEFAMPRAALEAASGTTTDYVQINVAYNDYEGADARFGLSYLYWHPLWNGESDSAILGVFKLD, encoded by the coding sequence ATGCGCCGAATTGTCCTGTTGTCGTTTACGTTGTTGCTCTTGATTGCCTCCAGCACCCTTGCCCACGAGGCCGGCGGGCCACCGGAGCGCTTCAGCCACGAAGTGACCACCGCCCCGAAGCCCTGGACGAGCGACATGCCGCGACAGGGCGCGCGAGACTTCCACTTCGTGGTGGTGTCGGACAATTCCGGTCGGCCGCGGCCCGGTATCTACCGCGAGGCCATGGAAAAGGCCGAGTTGCTCCAGCCGGCCTTCGTGATGAGCGTGGGTGACATGATCGACGGTGTGGATGCGGAGCGCGAGGGCGCATCCGCGTTACTCAAGAAGCAGTGGGACGAGTTCATGACCTACCTGGAACCGCTGAAAGCCCCTTTTGTTTTCGTTCCCGGTAACCACGATATGCGGGAAGGTCTTCAGGAAGAGGACTGGGCCAGGCGCTTTGGTCCCGGCTACTACAGCTTTCTCTACCAGGACATGCTTTTTCTGGTGCTCGACAGCAACAACTACGACGACGCCCAGTTCGCCTGGCTTGAGGAAACGCTTAAGAAGCATGCGGACGTTCGCTGGACCTATCTTTTTCAGCACCATCCCTTCTGGATCAGCAACCGGCCGACCTGGGGTCCCGTGGCGAAGCTACTGGAAGGCCGCGAGAAGCTCACGGTTTTTGGCGGACACATTCACAACTACGCCTACACCAGCCATGGGAATATTCAATACGTCACCCTGGCGACCACCGGCGGCAGCTCGCAGTTGCGCGGGCGACGCTATGGCGAGATGGACCACCTCATGATGGTCACCGCGACGGACGCCGGCCCGGTAATGGCCGGTATCGAGCTGGAGGGAATCTTCCCCGCAGACTACCTCACCGTGGACATGATGGAGGCCATCCGGCCCTTTGAGAACGAGGAGATCGTGACCGCGCCGACCATGGCGCTTTCCGGGGAGACGTTCACCGAGGCAAGCTGGGAAGTCACGATCAAGAATCCGTGGGACAAACCCATGCGCTTCAAGGCCCTCGTGGAGGCGGATGAAGCGTTGCGGGTATCGCCCTCGGCCGTGGCCGCGGTGATCCCGCCCAAGGGTTCGCTGGTTCGCACCGTGGAGATCAGCGCCGACACGCCCGTCTCCGCCGCGGAGTTCCAGGCCCTCTACCTGCACTGGAGCGCAAACTACGATCAGGACAACGCCGCACCCATCGCCTTCAGCGACATCGTCCGACTGCGCGGGGATGCGCCCCACACGTCACAGCGGCGCGACGATATCGCCGTCGATGGCAATATCGCCGAGTGGGGCGCGCTCCCCTTCAATATGGCGCGTCCCGGTGAACTGCGGGACAACGAGCTCGCCTGGCGCGGTCCCGAGGACGGAAGCTTCCGCTTTGCCGTGGCCCACGACGAAACCATGGTGTATGTGGCCATGGATGTGAAGGACGATTCGCTGGAGGACGCGAACGAGGCCCATCTGCGCGATTTCGGGCGAGCCATGTTCCGTGCGATGGGCTCCGATCCCGCGTCGGCGAAGCTCCCCATTGAAGCCGTATTGTCGGTGGTGGATGGGCCGGGCCTCACCGCGGAGGATCGGACAGGATTCGAGAAGTCGCGCAAAGTGCCGAAGTCATCGGCGGAAGTGGGCGGTAAGTTCGCCCATCGCGTTTCTGAAGGCCGAATGACCATGGAATTCGCCATGCCCCGCGCCGCACTGGAGGCGGCTTCCGGCACTACAACCGATTACGTGCAAATCAATGTGGCCTACAACGACTACGAAGGTGCCGACGCGCGCTTCGGATTGTCGTACCTGTATTGGCACCCCCTGTGGAATGGGGAGAGCGACTCGGCGATTTTGGGAGTTTTCAAGCTGGATTGA
- a CDS encoding putative toxin-antitoxin system toxin component, PIN family gives MRILLDTNVLISALLSSSGPPGQLLSTIRQGRHVLISSDYIAHELRSVSGRPHLRSRIASEEVEALIYNLEAVGFVVSEVPEIDVSSDPNDNPILATAIAGKADLIVSGDKSHMLSLGQVHGIPILTPRDALERLESAR, from the coding sequence GTGCGAATCCTACTTGACACGAACGTCCTGATCAGCGCATTGTTGTCCAGTAGCGGCCCTCCAGGACAACTACTCAGCACCATTCGCCAGGGTCGGCATGTCCTGATTTCTTCCGATTACATCGCGCACGAGCTCCGCTCGGTCAGCGGTCGACCCCATCTCCGATCACGGATTGCTTCCGAAGAAGTCGAAGCCCTCATCTACAACTTGGAAGCTGTTGGATTCGTAGTTTCCGAAGTGCCCGAAATTGACGTGTCTTCCGACCCCAATGACAACCCTATCCTTGCTACGGCCATCGCAGGAAAAGCGGACCTTATTGTCTCAGGCGACAAGAGCCATATGCTGAGTCTCGGTCAGGTGCACGGCATTCCGATACTCACGCCCCGGGATGCACTCGAACGGCTGGAGAGCGCGAGGTAG